In a genomic window of Brettanomyces nanus chromosome 1, complete sequence:
- a CDS encoding uncharacterized protein (BUSCO:EOG09344GVL), producing MKASQILAFKQTAETFLTRPWKTYRDGTLFYGQSKSGNKRLPLSTKQGNKNFYKGTRSSGIGRLNKFGKYKIDYNRVRTFVVPETLDECVLKPLVSSKAPIPKNSFKGYDLGAVDGRLYLDKIKEFIETGKTEFPRSETYVERG from the coding sequence ATGAAGGCATCTCAGATTCTAGCGTTTAAACAAACGGCAGAAACTTTTCTTACAAGACCGTGGAAAACCTATAGAGATGGAACGTTATTCTATGGTCAGTCTAAATCAGGAAACAAGAGGCTTCCTCTATCGACTAAACAAGGTAACAAGAACTTCTATAAAGGTACCAGATCTTCTGGTATTGGACGGTTAAACaaatttggaaaatatAAGATTGACTATAACCGGGTGAGGACGTTTGTTGTTCCGGAAACGTTGGACGAATGTGTTCTGAAGCCATTAGTTAGCTCGAAGGCTCCTATTCCaaagaattctttcaaaggataCGATTTGGGAGCCGTTGACGGACGACTGTATTTGGACAAGATCAAGGAATTTATTGAGACGGGAAAGACTGAATTTCCACGTAGTGAGACGTATGTTGAGAGGGGATGA
- the CBF5 gene encoding centromere/microtubule-binding protein cbf5 (BUSCO:EOG0934271A), with amino-acid sequence MSDEFMIKPEKSAPSADTSDWPLLLKDYDKLLVRCSHYTPIPAGSSPLKRDIKNYVSSGVINLDKPSNPSSHEVVAWIKRILRVEKTGHSGTLDPKVTGCLIVCIDRATRLVKAQQGAGKEYVCVVRLHDALKDEKEMGRALENLTGALFQRPPLISAVKRQLRVRTIYNSNLIEFDSKRGLGVFWASCEAGTYIRTLCVHLGMLLGCGGHMQELRRVRSGSMTENDNMVTLHDVMDAQWIYDNSRDETFLRRVISPLETLMVGYKRILVKDSAVNAVCYGAKLMIPGLLRYEKTIELYDEVVLITTKGEAIALGIAQMSTVDLTSCDHGVVATVKRCIMERDTYPRRWGLGPVALKKKKLIKEEKLDKYGRPNESTPDSWKKDYVSHEDEAAPAVPADKLKVPELQKAKSSIYGGENGKTEKAEETDKTEKTEKTEKTEKTEKDEKEHHHHHHKHDKTSKKRKAEDDSGDKKKKKKKSKESKD; translated from the coding sequence ATGTCGGATGAATTCATGATCAAGCCGGAGAAATCTGCTCCTTCGGCAGATACTTCAGACTGGCCTTTACTTTTGAAAGATTATGATAAGTTACTAGTTAGATGTTCTCACTATACACCTATTCCAGCAGgttcttcacctttgaagagagataTCAAGAACTATGTGAGTTCTGGTGTGATAAACTTGGATAAACCATCAAATCCATCCTCTCATGAAGTTGTTGCTTGGATCAAAAGGATTCTCAGAGTGGAAAAGACTGGTCATTCTGGTACTTTGGATCCTAAAGTGACGGGATGTTTGATCGTTTGTATTGATAGAGCCACCAGATTGGTCAAGGCTCAACAGGGTGCTGGTAAAGAGTATGTTTGTGTGGTTAGATTACATGAtgctttgaaagatgagaaggaaATGGGTAGAGCATTGGAGAATCTGACTGGTGCTTTATTCCAGAGACCTCCTTTAATTTCCGCTGTCAAGAGACAACTTCGTGTGAGAACCATCTACAATTCTAATTTGATTGAGTTTGATAGCAAGAGAGGATTGGGAGTATTTTGGGCATCTTGTGAAGCTGGTACGTATATCAGAACACTTTGCGTTCATTTGGGTATGCTACTTGGATGTGGTGGTCATATGCAGGAATTGAGAAGGGTTAGATCCGGAAGTATGACAGAAAACGATAATATGGTGACATTACATGATGTCATGGATGCGCAATGGATCTACGATAACAGTAGAGATGAGACTTTCTTGAGAAGAGTGATAAGTCCTTTGGAGACTTTGATGGTTGGCTATAAAAGAATTCTTGTTAAGGATTCTGCCGTTAATGCGGTTTGTTACGGTGCCAAATTAATGATACCAGGATTATTAAGATATGAGAAGACCATTGAATTGTatgatgaagttgtttTAATTACAACTAAGGGTGAGGCCATTGCTCTTGGTATCGCACAGATGTCTACTGTTGATTTGACGTCATGTGATCATGGTGTAGTTGCTACAGTGAAAAGATGTATTATGGAAAGAGATACATATCCAAGAAGATGGGGACTTGGACCTGttgctttgaagaagaagaagctgattAAGGAGGAGAAGCTTGATAAGTATGGAAGACCCAATGAAAGTACACCAGATTCTTGGAAGAAGGATTATGTTAGTCATGAAGATGAGGCAGCTCCAGCTGTTCCTGCTGATAAGTTGAAGGTTCCGGAACTTCAGAAGGCAAAGTCTTCTATATATGGTGGAGAGAATGGAAAGACTGAAAAGGCTGAAGAGACTGATAAGACTGAAAAGACTGAAAAGACTGAAAAGACTGAGAAGactgaaaaagatgaaaaagagcatcatcaccaccatcatAAGCACGACAAGACCTctaagaaaagaaaggctgaagatgatagcggagacaagaaaaagaagaagaagaaatctaAAGAGTCCAAGGATTAG
- the LST8 gene encoding TOR complex subunit lst8 (BUSCO:EOG09341ZKH) has translation MSVILASAGYDHTIRFWEALTGVCSRTIQHSDSQVNRLEITSDKKYLAAAGNPKVRLYDIRSTNPNPVAHFEGHTSNVTSIAFQIDSRWMCSSSEDGTVKVWDVRSPSVQRNYKHNCPVNEVVIHPNQGELISCDQNGTVRVWDLSENKCTHQLIPEDDVSIQSVSVASDGSMLVAGNNKGNCYVWDMENNTDETILKPARKFKAHSKYITRVLLSSDCRHLATCSADHTTRIWSTMDDFQLETTLRGHQRWVWDCSFSADSAYLVTACSDHYVRLWDLSTNETVRQYNGHNKGVVSVALNDV, from the coding sequence ATGTCTGTCATTCTCGCATCAGCAGGTTATGATCATACTATTCGGTTCTGGGAGGCTCTTACCGGTGTCTGTTCAAGGACAATTCAGCATAGTGATTCTCAGGTGAATCGGCTAGAGATTACGTCAGACAAGAAGTACTTGGCTGCCGCTGGCAATCCAAAAGTGCGACTGTATGACATAAGGTCAACGAATCCGAATCCTGTTGCTCATTTTGAAGGTCATACGAGCAATGTGACTTCAATAGCTTTCCAAATAGATAGCCGATGGATGTGTTCGTCGTCTGAGGACGGTACAGTTAAAGTCTGGGATGTACGATCTCCCAGCGTGCAACGAAATTATAAGCATAATTGTCCGGTCAACGAAGTGGTGATCCATCCTAATCAGGGTGAGTTGATTAGCTGTGACCAAAATGGAACGGTGCGAGTTTGGGATTTGAGCGAGAACAAGTGCACACATCAGTTGATTCCCGAAGATGACGTGTCTATACAGTCTGTTTCCGTTGCATCTGACGGCTCAATGCTAGTTGCAGGAAATAACAAGGGAAACTGTTATGTGTGGGATATGGAAAACAATACAGATGAAACTATTCTGAAGCCTGCTCGGAAATTCAAGGCTCATTCCAAGTATATTACCAGAGTATTACTTTCTTCCGATTGCAGGCACCTTGCTACGTGTTCAGCAGACCATACCACTCGCATATGGTCGACAATGGACGATTTTCAACTCGAGACCACACTTCGAGGACACCAAAGATGGGTATGGGACTGCTCGTTTAGTGCAGACAGTGCCTACTTGGTGACGGCATGCTCGGATCATTATGTGAGATTGTGGGATTTAAGTACCAACGAAACGGTTAGACAATACAATGGACACAACAAAGGTGTGGTCAGTGTTGCATTGAATGATGTGTAA